In Vicingus serpentipes, the following are encoded in one genomic region:
- the rpsL gene encoding 30S ribosomal protein S12, with product MPTIQQLVRKGRTKLVKTSKSAALDSCPQRRGVCIRVYTTTPKKPNSAMRKVARVRLTNGNEVNAYIPGEGHNLQEHSIVLVRGGRVKDLPGVKYHVVRGALDTAGVDGRTQRRSKYGTKRPKQK from the coding sequence ATGCCAACAATACAGCAATTAGTAAGAAAAGGAAGAACTAAATTAGTAAAGACAAGCAAGTCTGCTGCTTTAGATTCTTGTCCACAGAGAAGAGGGGTTTGTATAAGAGTTTATACAACTACACCAAAAAAACCTAACTCAGCAATGAGAAAAGTAGCTAGGGTAAGATTAACTAATGGAAATGAAGTGAATGCTTATATTCCAGGAGAAGGTCATAACTTACAAGAGCACTCGATCGTATTAGTGAGAGGTGGTAGAGTAAAAGATTTACCAGGTGTTAAATACCATGTAGTTAGAGGAGCTTTAGATACTGCTGGTGTTGATGGTAGAACACAAAGAAGATCTAAGTACGGAACTAAACGTCCAAAACAAAAATAA
- the rplB gene encoding 50S ribosomal protein L2, whose amino-acid sequence MAVRKLRPITPGQRHKIVNTFDEVSSAKPEKSLVAGKSKSGGRNNTGKMTMRYIGGGHKKKYRDIDFKRDKEGIPGIVKSIEYDPNRTARIALVFYKDGEKRYILAPNGLVVGQEIMAGKGANPDVGNSLYLSEIPLGTVIHNVELKPNQGAKMARSAGAYAQLTAKDGAYVVVKLPSGETRLILSTCKATIGAVSNSEHMLERSGKAGRSRWLGRRPRVRGVVMNPVDHPMGGGEGRNSGQHPRSRKGLPAKGYKTRAKKKSSSKYIIEGRKK is encoded by the coding sequence ATGGCAGTAAGAAAATTAAGACCCATTACCCCTGGGCAAAGACATAAAATTGTTAATACTTTTGATGAAGTATCTTCAGCTAAACCTGAGAAAAGTTTAGTTGCTGGAAAATCTAAATCAGGAGGTAGAAACAATACTGGAAAAATGACCATGCGTTATATTGGTGGTGGTCATAAGAAAAAGTACAGAGATATAGATTTCAAAAGAGACAAGGAAGGAATCCCTGGAATTGTTAAATCAATTGAATACGATCCAAATAGAACCGCAAGAATTGCATTAGTTTTTTATAAAGATGGAGAAAAAAGATATATTCTTGCTCCAAATGGTTTAGTTGTTGGTCAAGAAATTATGGCTGGCAAAGGAGCTAATCCTGATGTTGGAAACTCTTTATATTTAAGTGAAATTCCTTTAGGTACTGTAATTCATAATGTTGAATTAAAACCAAATCAAGGTGCTAAAATGGCACGTAGTGCTGGTGCTTATGCTCAATTAACAGCAAAAGATGGTGCATATGTAGTTGTTAAATTACCTTCTGGAGAAACTAGATTGATTTTATCAACATGTAAAGCAACTATTGGAGCTGTTTCTAATTCTGAACATATGTTAGAAAGATCAGGTAAAGCTGGTCGTAGTAGATGGTTAGGAAGAAGACCAAGAGTTAGAGGAGTTGTTATGAATCCTGTCGATCACCCAATGGGTGGAGGTGAAGGAAGAAATTCTGGACAACATCCAAGATCTAGAAAAGGTCTTCCAGCTAAAGGTTACAAAACTCGTGCTAAAAAGAAAAGTTCAAGTAAATATATTATTGAAGGTAGAAAGAAATAA
- the rpsG gene encoding 30S ribosomal protein S7 has protein sequence MRKSRAKKRVLLPDPKFNNKKITQFVNNLMLDGKKSVAFTVFYDALDIVDQKIEEENCVDVWQKAVDNITPGVEVRSRRIGGATFQIPQPIRDDRKVSMAVKWMIAYARKRNEKTMAQRLAGEIMAAYKEEGASFKKKEDTHRMAEANKAFSHFRF, from the coding sequence ATGAGAAAATCAAGAGCTAAAAAAAGAGTATTACTTCCGGATCCGAAGTTTAATAATAAAAAAATCACTCAATTTGTAAATAATTTAATGCTTGACGGAAAGAAGAGTGTTGCTTTTACAGTTTTTTATGACGCGCTAGATATAGTTGATCAAAAAATTGAAGAAGAAAATTGTGTTGATGTATGGCAAAAAGCTGTAGATAATATTACGCCGGGTGTTGAAGTGAGAAGTAGAAGAATTGGAGGGGCAACGTTCCAAATTCCACAGCCAATTCGTGATGATAGAAAAGTGTCGATGGCAGTTAAATGGATGATTGCTTACGCTAGAAAAAGAAATGAGAAAACTATGGCTCAAAGATTGGCTGGTGAGATCATGGCTGCTTATAAAGAAGAAGGTGCTTCATTCAAGAAGAAAGAAGATACACATAGAATGGCTGAAGCAAATAAAGCTTTCTCTCATTTTAGATTTTAA
- the fusA gene encoding elongation factor G, which translates to MARRDLKFTRNIGIAAHIDAGKTTTTERILYYGGVSHKIGEVHDGAATMDWMEQEQERGITITSAATTLTWPYRGQDYHVNIIDTPGHVDFTVEVNRSLRVLDGLVFLFSAVDGVEPQSETNWRLANNYNVPRIGFVNKMDRQGADFLNVCKQVKEMLGSHALPLQLNIGAEDDFKGVVDLINFRGITWNEEDQGMTFQEIEIPADIIDEARELRGQLLEAVAEFDESLMEKYFEDENSLTEREILDALREATISGKVVPMMCGSAFKNKGVQAMLDMVMEILPSPLDVEAIDGTNPKTEEPASRKPSFDEPFAALAFKIATDPFVGRLCFTRAYSGNLPAGSYVLNTRSGNKERISRIFQMHANKQNQIDELSCGDIAALVGFKDIKTGDTLCDEKHPIVLESMDFPDPVIGIAIEPKTQSDVDKMGMALAKLTEEDPTLTIYTDEDSGQTVLSGMGELHLDIIIDRLKREFKVEINQGEPQVNYKEAITGSVTHREVYKKQSGGRGKFADIQVTIEAVEDTTKEGLEFVNEIKGGNIPREFVPSVEKGFKEAMKNGPLAGFSIDSLKVTLFDGSFHAVDSDQLSFELAAKMAFRNALPQANPVILEPIMKIEVVTPEENMGDIVGDLNRRRGQVEGMDDKHGSKVVKAKVPLSEMFGYVTSLRTMSSGRATSSMEFSHYAECPKNIADAVISKAKGKVEA; encoded by the coding sequence ATGGCAAGAAGAGATTTAAAATTTACAAGAAACATAGGAATTGCTGCTCATATTGATGCTGGTAAAACAACAACAACTGAGCGTATTTTATATTATGGTGGAGTTAGTCATAAAATTGGCGAGGTGCATGATGGTGCTGCGACAATGGACTGGATGGAGCAAGAGCAAGAAAGAGGTATTACAATTACTTCTGCTGCAACTACTTTAACATGGCCTTACCGTGGTCAAGATTATCACGTAAACATTATTGATACTCCGGGTCACGTTGATTTTACTGTAGAAGTAAATAGATCATTGAGAGTGTTGGATGGTTTAGTGTTCTTGTTTAGTGCTGTTGATGGTGTTGAGCCTCAATCGGAAACTAACTGGAGATTAGCTAATAATTATAATGTTCCTAGAATAGGTTTTGTAAATAAAATGGATAGACAAGGAGCTGACTTCTTAAACGTGTGTAAGCAAGTTAAAGAGATGTTAGGTAGCCATGCTTTGCCATTGCAGTTAAATATTGGTGCAGAAGATGATTTTAAAGGAGTTGTAGATTTAATTAACTTTAGAGGAATCACTTGGAATGAAGAAGATCAAGGGATGACTTTTCAAGAAATTGAAATTCCAGCAGATATTATTGATGAAGCAAGAGAATTAAGAGGACAACTTCTTGAAGCTGTTGCTGAATTTGACGAGTCTTTAATGGAAAAGTATTTTGAAGATGAAAACTCATTAACAGAAAGAGAGATATTAGATGCATTAAGAGAAGCTACTATTAGTGGTAAAGTTGTACCAATGATGTGTGGATCTGCGTTTAAAAATAAAGGGGTTCAAGCTATGCTTGATATGGTAATGGAGATTTTACCTTCTCCTCTAGATGTTGAAGCTATTGATGGTACAAATCCAAAAACTGAAGAGCCAGCATCTCGTAAGCCATCATTTGATGAGCCTTTTGCCGCTTTAGCTTTTAAAATTGCAACAGATCCTTTTGTAGGTCGTTTATGTTTTACAAGAGCATATTCAGGTAATTTACCTGCAGGTTCTTATGTTTTAAATACTCGTTCAGGGAATAAAGAGCGTATTTCTAGAATTTTCCAAATGCATGCTAATAAGCAAAATCAAATTGATGAATTATCATGTGGAGATATCGCAGCTTTAGTCGGATTTAAAGATATTAAAACTGGTGATACATTATGTGATGAAAAACATCCTATCGTATTAGAATCTATGGATTTCCCAGATCCAGTTATTGGTATTGCAATTGAGCCTAAAACTCAATCAGATGTTGATAAGATGGGTATGGCTTTAGCTAAATTAACTGAAGAAGATCCAACGTTAACGATCTATACTGATGAAGATTCAGGTCAAACTGTTTTGAGTGGTATGGGTGAGTTACACTTAGATATTATTATCGATAGATTAAAAAGAGAATTCAAAGTTGAAATTAACCAAGGAGAACCACAAGTAAATTATAAAGAAGCAATTACTGGTTCGGTTACACATAGAGAGGTTTATAAGAAACAATCCGGTGGGCGTGGTAAATTTGCTGATATTCAAGTTACAATTGAAGCTGTTGAAGATACAACTAAAGAAGGCTTAGAATTTGTTAACGAAATAAAAGGTGGTAATATTCCTAGAGAATTCGTTCCTTCAGTTGAGAAAGGATTCAAAGAAGCAATGAAAAATGGTCCATTAGCTGGATTCTCTATTGATAGTTTAAAAGTAACTTTATTTGATGGGTCTTTCCATGCTGTCGATTCAGATCAATTATCATTTGAATTAGCTGCTAAAATGGCTTTCAGAAATGCATTGCCACAAGCTAATCCAGTAATACTTGAACCAATAATGAAGATTGAGGTTGTTACTCCAGAAGAAAACATGGGTGACATAGTAGGAGATTTAAATAGAAGAAGAGGGCAAGTAGAAGGTATGGATGATAAACACGGATCTAAAGTTGTTAAAGCTAAAGTTCCTTTATCTGAAATGTTTGGATATGTTACTTCTTTAAGAACAATGTCTTCAGGTAGAGCAACATCATCTATGGAATTTTCTCACTATGCAGAATGTCCAAAAAATATTGCTGATGCAGTAATTTCAAAAGCTAAAGGAAAAGTAGAAGCTTAA
- the rpsC gene encoding 30S ribosomal protein S3, with protein sequence MGQKVNPIANRLGIIRGWDSNWFGGNKYADKIVEDYKIREYLMARLQKASVSKIIIERTLKVITVTVNSSRPGIIIGKGGKDVDMLREELKKITKKDVQINIFEIKRPELDAKLVADSVAKQIEGRVSFRRAAKMAVASSMRMGAEGIKVQVSGRLGGAEMARTEGYKDGRIPLHTFRADIDYALTEAHTTYGRIGVKVWICKGEVYGKRDLSPNVGQGKPKSGGAAGNDKKFRGGAKRRNNK encoded by the coding sequence ATGGGACAAAAAGTAAATCCAATAGCAAATAGATTAGGAATCATTAGAGGATGGGATTCAAACTGGTTCGGTGGTAATAAATATGCCGACAAAATTGTTGAAGACTATAAGATTAGAGAATATTTAATGGCTCGTTTGCAAAAAGCAAGTGTTTCTAAAATTATTATCGAAAGAACTCTAAAAGTTATTACTGTTACTGTAAACTCTTCTAGACCTGGTATTATTATCGGTAAAGGTGGTAAAGATGTTGACATGTTGCGTGAAGAGTTAAAGAAGATTACTAAAAAAGATGTTCAAATTAACATCTTCGAAATAAAAAGACCTGAATTAGATGCTAAATTAGTTGCTGATAGTGTAGCTAAGCAAATTGAAGGTAGAGTTTCTTTTAGAAGAGCTGCTAAGATGGCTGTTGCATCATCGATGAGAATGGGTGCTGAAGGTATTAAGGTTCAAGTTTCTGGAAGATTAGGCGGTGCTGAGATGGCTAGAACAGAAGGTTATAAAGATGGTAGAATTCCATTGCATACTTTTAGAGCTGATATTGATTATGCTTTAACTGAAGCACATACAACATATGGTCGTATTGGAGTTAAAGTATGGATATGTAAAGGTGAGGTTTACGGTAAAAGAGATTTATCTCCAAACGTAGGTCAAGGAAAACCTAAATCAGGAGGAGCTGCTGGAAATGACAAGAAGTTTAGAGGTGGAGCTAAAAGAAGAAACAATAAATAG
- the rplC gene encoding 50S ribosomal protein L3 has protein sequence MPGLIGKKIGMTSVFSADGKNIPCTVIEAGPCVVTQVKKVDTDGYEAVQLGFGEKRENITPKPLQGHFKKAGTTAKRKLVEFQGFEDKNLGDVIGVDIFEEGEWIDVVGTSKGKGFQGVVKRHGFRGVGDATHGQHNRLRAPGSLGAGSTPSKVMKGMKMAGRMGNDRVKMENLQVIKVYTDKNLIVVKGSVPGAKGSYVLIEK, from the coding sequence ATGCCAGGATTGATTGGGAAAAAAATAGGTATGACTAGTGTTTTTAGTGCCGATGGTAAAAATATACCATGCACAGTTATAGAAGCTGGTCCTTGTGTTGTAACACAAGTCAAAAAGGTTGATACCGATGGTTATGAAGCTGTTCAGTTAGGATTTGGAGAAAAAAGAGAAAATATTACTCCAAAACCATTACAAGGACATTTCAAAAAAGCTGGAACTACAGCAAAAAGAAAATTAGTTGAATTTCAAGGTTTCGAAGATAAAAATCTTGGAGATGTTATTGGAGTTGATATTTTTGAAGAAGGGGAATGGATTGATGTTGTTGGAACTTCAAAAGGTAAAGGTTTCCAAGGTGTTGTAAAACGTCATGGATTTAGAGGTGTAGGTGATGCAACTCACGGTCAACATAATAGACTTAGAGCTCCTGGATCTTTAGGTGCTGGTTCTACTCCTTCTAAAGTTATGAAAGGAATGAAAATGGCTGGTAGAATGGGTAACGATAGAGTTAAGATGGAAAACCTACAAGTGATAAAAGTTTATACAGATAAGAACTTAATCGTAGTTAAAGGATCTGTTCCTGGTGCTAAAGGTTCGTATGTTTTAATCGAGAAATAA
- the rpsJ gene encoding 30S ribosomal protein S10, whose amino-acid sequence MSQKIRIKLKSYDFNLVDRSAEKIVKTVKSTGAVVSGPIPLPTHKRIFTVLRSPHVNKKSREQFQLSAYKRLIDIYSSTSKTVDALMKLELPSGVDVEIKV is encoded by the coding sequence ATGAGCCAAAAAATTAGAATAAAACTAAAATCTTACGATTTCAATTTAGTTGATAGATCAGCTGAAAAAATTGTAAAAACTGTTAAAAGTACAGGTGCTGTAGTAAGTGGTCCAATACCATTGCCAACTCACAAAAGAATTTTCACAGTATTAAGATCTCCACACGTAAACAAAAAATCAAGAGAGCAATTTCAATTATCTGCTTATAAAAGATTAATTGATATTTACAGTTCAACATCAAAAACTGTAGATGCTTTAATGAAATTAGAGTTGCCAAGTGGTGTAGATGTAGAAATTAAAGTATAA
- the rplD gene encoding 50S ribosomal protein L4, whose amino-acid sequence MELVVKNINGKDTKSKASLSDAIFAIEPNDHAIYLDVKQYLANQRQGTHKAKERGEIAGSTRKIKKQKGTGGARAGSIKSGTRVGGGRIFGPKPRDYEFKLNIKQKRLARKSALTYKAKDGAIIVLEDFTFDSPQTKKFTELLGNLEVLNKKSLLVLSEPNKNVYLSSRNLKGTKVVTASEINTYDLMNATSIILAESSVKTIETILSK is encoded by the coding sequence ATGGAATTAGTTGTAAAAAATATAAACGGAAAAGATACTAAATCAAAGGCATCTTTATCTGACGCTATCTTTGCTATAGAACCAAATGATCATGCGATTTACTTAGATGTTAAACAATATTTAGCAAATCAAAGACAAGGTACTCATAAAGCTAAAGAAAGAGGCGAGATTGCAGGAAGTACAAGAAAGATTAAAAAACAAAAAGGTACTGGAGGAGCAAGAGCTGGTAGTATTAAGTCAGGTACTCGAGTAGGTGGTGGTAGAATTTTTGGACCAAAACCTAGAGATTATGAGTTTAAATTAAATATTAAACAAAAAAGATTAGCTCGTAAATCTGCTTTAACTTATAAGGCTAAAGATGGTGCTATCATTGTCTTAGAAGACTTTACTTTTGACTCGCCGCAGACTAAAAAATTCACGGAATTATTAGGTAATTTAGAAGTTTTGAATAAAAAATCACTTTTAGTGCTTTCTGAACCAAATAAAAATGTATATTTGTCGTCCCGAAATTTGAAGGGTACGAAAGTAGTAACGGCTTCGGAAATAAATACTTACGATTTAATGAATGCAACAAGTATTATTTTAGCTGAAAGCTCTGTGAAAACGATAGAAACGATTTTAAGTAAATAA
- the rplW gene encoding 50S ribosomal protein L23, with product MSIIIKPVVTEKMTAQTEKLNRYGFVVDHKANKVQIKKAVEGMYSVTVESVNTMVYAGKSKSRFTKAGLISGRTNRFKKAIITVAEGDVIDFYSNI from the coding sequence ATGAGTATAATAATAAAACCTGTTGTAACCGAAAAAATGACGGCTCAAACTGAAAAGTTAAACCGTTATGGTTTTGTGGTTGACCATAAAGCTAACAAGGTTCAAATTAAAAAAGCTGTAGAAGGAATGTATAGTGTGACTGTTGAGTCAGTTAATACTATGGTTTATGCAGGAAAATCTAAATCAAGATTCACTAAAGCAGGATTAATTTCTGGAAGAACTAATAGGTTCAAGAAAGCGATTATAACTGTTGCAGAAGGAGATGTGATAGATTTCTACAGCAATATTTAA
- the rplP gene encoding 50S ribosomal protein L16, with product MLQPKRTKFRKMQKGRMKGNAQRGNQIAFGSFAIKTLEECWLTARQIEAARIAVTRYMKREGQIWIRVFPDKPVTKKPAEVRMGKGKGNPELWVAPIRPGKIIFEAEGVPLEVAKEALRLAAQKLPVKTKFVIRRDYVE from the coding sequence ATGTTACAACCTAAAAGAACGAAGTTTAGAAAAATGCAGAAAGGGCGTATGAAAGGTAACGCTCAAAGAGGAAATCAAATTGCATTTGGATCGTTTGCGATAAAAACATTAGAAGAGTGTTGGCTAACCGCTCGTCAAATTGAAGCAGCAAGGATTGCTGTAACAAGATACATGAAAAGAGAAGGTCAAATTTGGATTAGAGTATTTCCAGATAAGCCTGTAACAAAAAAGCCAGCAGAGGTAAGGATGGGTAAAGGTAAAGGTAATCCTGAGTTATGGGTTGCTCCTATCAGACCTGGAAAAATTATTTTTGAAGCAGAAGGTGTACCATTAGAAGTTGCAAAAGAAGCTTTAAGATTAGCAGCTCAAAAATTACCAGTTAAAACAAAATTTGTTATCAGAAGAGACTACGTAGAATAA
- a CDS encoding T9SS type B sorting domain-containing protein: STGSGTITWYDTDGITVIGTGSPFDATSYVSATGTYTFYVNEENGSNCDGTLTSVVVVVGGVTASIGANPSTGFVPLDVVFTNGSTTGAGITYTWDFGDGTGDNAFEPSHTYTDINSFVATLTVTDAANCSALATVTIEVMGESSILIPNVFTPNNDGSNDVFTVSGTNLEEVKGEIFNRWGQKMFEWDNVKGYWDGRTLSGSEAPDGTYFYIINAKGLDGEEYFKKGGFSLIR; encoded by the coding sequence ATCAACAGGAAGTGGAACGATAACATGGTATGATACAGATGGAATAACAGTGATAGGAACAGGAAGTCCATTTGATGCTACTTCGTATGTTTCAGCAACAGGAACTTATACGTTCTATGTAAATGAAGAGAATGGAAGTAATTGTGATGGAACATTAACTTCAGTGGTTGTTGTAGTAGGAGGAGTTACAGCATCAATAGGAGCTAATCCAAGCACAGGATTTGTACCATTAGATGTAGTGTTTACAAATGGAAGTACAACAGGGGCAGGTATAACTTATACGTGGGACTTTGGAGATGGAACAGGAGATAATGCTTTTGAACCATCACATACTTACACGGATATCAATAGTTTTGTAGCCACATTAACAGTAACAGATGCTGCAAATTGTTCGGCGTTAGCAACAGTAACGATAGAAGTAATGGGTGAGTCATCTATATTAATACCAAATGTGTTTACTCCAAACAATGATGGAAGTAACGATGTGTTTACAGTTTCAGGTACAAATCTTGAAGAAGTAAAAGGGGAGATATTTAATAGATGGGGACAAAAGATGTTTGAGTGGGATAATGTGAAGGGGTATTGGGATGGAAGAACATTAAGTGGTTCAGAAGCACCAGATGGGACATACTTCTACATCATAAATGCAAAAGGCTTAGATGGAGAAGAATATTTCAAAAAAGGTGGCTTTAGTTTAATAAGATAA
- the rpsS gene encoding 30S ribosomal protein S19, with protein MSRSLKKPPFIHYKLQMRVDEAQQSGKKSVIKTWSRASMITPDFVGLTIAVHNGNKFIPVYVTENMVGHKLGEFSPTRTFRGHGGNKKDKGRR; from the coding sequence ATGAGTCGTTCATTAAAAAAACCACCGTTTATACATTATAAATTACAGATGAGAGTTGACGAAGCTCAACAGTCAGGAAAAAAATCTGTAATTAAAACTTGGTCAAGAGCATCTATGATAACACCTGATTTTGTTGGGTTAACAATAGCTGTTCACAACGGAAATAAATTTATTCCTGTTTATGTTACTGAAAATATGGTAGGTCATAAATTAGGTGAGTTTTCACCAACTAGAACTTTTAGAGGTCACGGTGGAAATAAAAAAGATAAAGGTAGAAGATAA
- the rplV gene encoding 50S ribosomal protein L22, with product MGARKRNKAEQLKEAKKTNSFAKLNDCPTSPRKMRKVADMVRGQEVFKALAILKFSPQDAARRLEKLLRSAIANWEAKNEGSRPEDNNLVVKEIMVDSARMLKRIQPAPQGRAHRVRKRSNHVTLIVDSKKVEA from the coding sequence ATGGGTGCTAGAAAAAGAAATAAAGCAGAACAGTTAAAAGAAGCAAAAAAGACAAATAGTTTTGCTAAACTTAATGACTGTCCAACTTCTCCAAGAAAGATGAGAAAAGTTGCTGACATGGTTAGAGGTCAAGAGGTATTTAAAGCTTTAGCGATTTTGAAGTTTAGTCCTCAAGATGCAGCTAGAAGATTAGAGAAATTATTAAGATCTGCTATTGCTAACTGGGAAGCTAAAAATGAAGGCTCAAGACCTGAAGATAATAACTTAGTAGTTAAAGAAATAATGGTTGATAGTGCAAGAATGTTGAAAAGAATTCAACCTGCACCTCAAGGTAGAGCTCATAGAGTTAGAAAAAGATCAAATCACGTTACGTTAATAGTTGACAGTAAAAAAGTAGAAGCATAA